Proteins co-encoded in one Parus major isolate Abel chromosome 17, Parus_major1.1, whole genome shotgun sequence genomic window:
- the TTF1 gene encoding transcription termination factor 1 isoform X1, whose product MAPASPWTGRLGEAVMHICLTKKASAFPRGKIMKGKTDSDNFQVQDFVKKKKRKHNDSNNKHKNSEIVEDPELGHASQELFEDAAPEDRKKKKLKKKDEKQQASIENYFGTVEHEISNGTGTGGSLRKKRKRMGQDSADELSDVTCVPENQDCQEGAADSACSKKPKKKKKEKQPEVDEVNELSPSEEHSKGHKEKPKKKKRREGSAQDVQEDTDGAAEQPPLEQDRGWPSDEDGGCDAASAISEVSMELPADFSTPSKAADRAKKTPVRAKKAYKSRAFVEVGSSSDSDVMTPKASASYKKKKQKQQDNSFAELAGSDEVSVDGEEGLDPSSTSFMDLDTARQELEEFIPHVKNISDSSIKKMSGRDLIRFKEFKKQGIAVKFGRFTQKENKQIQKNVEEFLSLTGVDGAEKLLFTSRYPEDKDTINQLKIKHNFCEKISEGIPRPWRLVYYRARKMFDPNNYKGRYTMEEKEQLKKYQALHGNDWKKISELMSRSNLSVAMKFSEIKSAINYGAWTKEETQRLMSAVKEVLRRKMNTENPNSLSSLEQSNTDLWIDREKLYQSLPWTEIETRVESRYWRQCKQKWNSILMSKLNRQQQLHRGTTGLKAKINLIKRLYETKAEDASEVNWDELSSAIGDVPRSYAQAKFYRLKVSSVPLWKRKTFSEIIDYLYEKKLPELEEKLRKEEGKCHSFDNSVASQQQQIFRLSDIFDSSEESD is encoded by the exons ATGGCCCCTGCCTCCCCCTGGACAG GAAGGCTGGGGGAAGCTGTGATGCACATCTGTTTGACGAAGAAGGCATCAGCTTTTCCTAG agggaaaataatgaaaggcAAAACGGATTCAGATAATTTTCAAGTCCAGGATTTtgtcaagaaaaagaagagaaaacacaacGATTCCAAcaacaaacataaaaattctgaaattgtGGAAGATCCAGAGCTTGGCCACGCATCCCAAGAGCTCTTTGAAGATGCAGCACcagaggacaggaaaaagaagaaactgaagaaaaaggatGAGAAGCAGCAGGCTTCGATAGAGAATTACTTTGGGACTGTGGAACATGAAATCAGCAATGGGACTGGAACAGGTGGTTCcctgaggaagaagaggaagaggatgggTCAGGACAGTGCTGATGAGCTCAGCGATGTCACTTGTGTTCCTGAGAATCAGGACTGCCAGGAGGGTGCTGCTGATTCTGCTTGTTCTAAAAAAcccaagaagaaaaagaaagaaaagcagcctgAAGTGGATGAGGTGAATGAGCTGTCTCCCTCTGAGGAGCACAGCAAGGGCCACAAAGAGAAACccaaaaagaagaagaggagagagGGCAGTGCCCAGGACGTGCAGGAGGACACggatggagcagctgagcagccGCCCTTagagcaggacagggggtgGCCTTCAGATGAGGATGGAGGCTGTGATGCTGCTTCTGCCATCAGTGAGGTCTCTATGGAGCTCCCTGCTGATTTTTCTACACCCAGTAAAGCAGCTGATAGAGCTAAAAAGACTCCAGTACGTGCTAAAAAGGCATATAAGAGCCGCGCTTTTGTCGAGGTGGGAAGCTCTTCAGACTCTGATGTGAT GACACCAAAAGCCTCAGCATCATAtaaaaagaagaagcagaagcagcaagacAATTCTTTTGCTGAATTGGCAGGCTCTGATGAGGTCAGTGTGGATGGTGAAGAAGGCCTGGACCCTTCCAGTACTTCATTCATGGATTTGGATACTGCAAGACAAGAACTGGAAGAGTTTATTCCTCATGTGAAGAATATATCAGACAGTTCAATCAAGAAAATGTCTGGAAGAGACCTAATAAGGTTTAAGGAGTTTAAAAAACAGG GTATTGCTGTCAAGTTTGGCAGATTTAcccagaaggaaaataaacaaatccagaaaaatgttGAAGAGTTCTTATCACTTACTGGAGTGGACGGTGCTGAAAAACTTCTGTTTACCTCGAGATATCCAGAAGATAAAGACACCATCAatcaactgaaaataaaacataatttttgtgaaaaaatcT ctgagggCATTCCCCGGCCCTGGAGACTGGTATATTATCGAGCAAGGAAGATGTTTGACCCTAATAATTACAAAGGAAG GTATActatggaagaaaaagaacaattaaaGAAGTATCAAGCTCTGCATGGCAATGATTGGAAGAAGATTTCTGAGTTGATGTCCCGTTCTAACCTCTCAGTTGCTATGAAATTCTCTGAAATCAAGTCAG CTATCAACTATGGTGCTTGGACAAAGGAGGAGACCCAGAGGTTAATGAGTGCAGTGAAGGAAgtgctgaggagaaaaatgaacacagaaaatccGAATTCTCTTTCCTCATTGGAACAGTCAAACACTGATCTATGGATCGACCGTGAGAAACTGTACCAGTCACTGCCATGGACTGAGATTGAAACCAGAGTGGAAAGTCGATATTGGAGacaatgcaaacagaaatg gAATTCAATTTTAATGAGCAAGTTGAACAGACAGCAGCAGTTGCACAGAGGGACCACTGGATTAAAGGCCAAGATCAATCTTATTAAAAG GTTGtatgaaacaaaagcagaggaTGCCAGTGAAGTCAACTGGGATGAACTCAGTAGTGCTATTGG AGATGTTCCTAGATCCTATGCTCAAGCAAAGTTTTATAGGCTTAAAGTGTCCTCTGTCCCTTTATGGAAGAGAAAGACTTTTTCTG aaATTATTGACTATCTGTATGAAAAGAAGCTCCCAGAACTTGAAGAAAAACTAAGGAAAGAAGAGGGTAAATGCCATAGTTTTGACAATTCAGTAGccagtcagcagcagcagattttccGACTCAGTGACATTTTTGACTCCAGTGAAGAGAGTGATTAA
- the TTF1 gene encoding transcription termination factor 1 isoform X2 yields the protein MHICLTKKASAFPRGKIMKGKTDSDNFQVQDFVKKKKRKHNDSNNKHKNSEIVEDPELGHASQELFEDAAPEDRKKKKLKKKDEKQQASIENYFGTVEHEISNGTGTGGSLRKKRKRMGQDSADELSDVTCVPENQDCQEGAADSACSKKPKKKKKEKQPEVDEVNELSPSEEHSKGHKEKPKKKKRREGSAQDVQEDTDGAAEQPPLEQDRGWPSDEDGGCDAASAISEVSMELPADFSTPSKAADRAKKTPVRAKKAYKSRAFVEVGSSSDSDVMTPKASASYKKKKQKQQDNSFAELAGSDEVSVDGEEGLDPSSTSFMDLDTARQELEEFIPHVKNISDSSIKKMSGRDLIRFKEFKKQGIAVKFGRFTQKENKQIQKNVEEFLSLTGVDGAEKLLFTSRYPEDKDTINQLKIKHNFCEKISEGIPRPWRLVYYRARKMFDPNNYKGRYTMEEKEQLKKYQALHGNDWKKISELMSRSNLSVAMKFSEIKSAINYGAWTKEETQRLMSAVKEVLRRKMNTENPNSLSSLEQSNTDLWIDREKLYQSLPWTEIETRVESRYWRQCKQKWNSILMSKLNRQQQLHRGTTGLKAKINLIKRLYETKAEDASEVNWDELSSAIGDVPRSYAQAKFYRLKVSSVPLWKRKTFSEIIDYLYEKKLPELEEKLRKEEGKCHSFDNSVASQQQQIFRLSDIFDSSEESD from the exons ATGCACATCTGTTTGACGAAGAAGGCATCAGCTTTTCCTAG agggaaaataatgaaaggcAAAACGGATTCAGATAATTTTCAAGTCCAGGATTTtgtcaagaaaaagaagagaaaacacaacGATTCCAAcaacaaacataaaaattctgaaattgtGGAAGATCCAGAGCTTGGCCACGCATCCCAAGAGCTCTTTGAAGATGCAGCACcagaggacaggaaaaagaagaaactgaagaaaaaggatGAGAAGCAGCAGGCTTCGATAGAGAATTACTTTGGGACTGTGGAACATGAAATCAGCAATGGGACTGGAACAGGTGGTTCcctgaggaagaagaggaagaggatgggTCAGGACAGTGCTGATGAGCTCAGCGATGTCACTTGTGTTCCTGAGAATCAGGACTGCCAGGAGGGTGCTGCTGATTCTGCTTGTTCTAAAAAAcccaagaagaaaaagaaagaaaagcagcctgAAGTGGATGAGGTGAATGAGCTGTCTCCCTCTGAGGAGCACAGCAAGGGCCACAAAGAGAAACccaaaaagaagaagaggagagagGGCAGTGCCCAGGACGTGCAGGAGGACACggatggagcagctgagcagccGCCCTTagagcaggacagggggtgGCCTTCAGATGAGGATGGAGGCTGTGATGCTGCTTCTGCCATCAGTGAGGTCTCTATGGAGCTCCCTGCTGATTTTTCTACACCCAGTAAAGCAGCTGATAGAGCTAAAAAGACTCCAGTACGTGCTAAAAAGGCATATAAGAGCCGCGCTTTTGTCGAGGTGGGAAGCTCTTCAGACTCTGATGTGAT GACACCAAAAGCCTCAGCATCATAtaaaaagaagaagcagaagcagcaagacAATTCTTTTGCTGAATTGGCAGGCTCTGATGAGGTCAGTGTGGATGGTGAAGAAGGCCTGGACCCTTCCAGTACTTCATTCATGGATTTGGATACTGCAAGACAAGAACTGGAAGAGTTTATTCCTCATGTGAAGAATATATCAGACAGTTCAATCAAGAAAATGTCTGGAAGAGACCTAATAAGGTTTAAGGAGTTTAAAAAACAGG GTATTGCTGTCAAGTTTGGCAGATTTAcccagaaggaaaataaacaaatccagaaaaatgttGAAGAGTTCTTATCACTTACTGGAGTGGACGGTGCTGAAAAACTTCTGTTTACCTCGAGATATCCAGAAGATAAAGACACCATCAatcaactgaaaataaaacataatttttgtgaaaaaatcT ctgagggCATTCCCCGGCCCTGGAGACTGGTATATTATCGAGCAAGGAAGATGTTTGACCCTAATAATTACAAAGGAAG GTATActatggaagaaaaagaacaattaaaGAAGTATCAAGCTCTGCATGGCAATGATTGGAAGAAGATTTCTGAGTTGATGTCCCGTTCTAACCTCTCAGTTGCTATGAAATTCTCTGAAATCAAGTCAG CTATCAACTATGGTGCTTGGACAAAGGAGGAGACCCAGAGGTTAATGAGTGCAGTGAAGGAAgtgctgaggagaaaaatgaacacagaaaatccGAATTCTCTTTCCTCATTGGAACAGTCAAACACTGATCTATGGATCGACCGTGAGAAACTGTACCAGTCACTGCCATGGACTGAGATTGAAACCAGAGTGGAAAGTCGATATTGGAGacaatgcaaacagaaatg gAATTCAATTTTAATGAGCAAGTTGAACAGACAGCAGCAGTTGCACAGAGGGACCACTGGATTAAAGGCCAAGATCAATCTTATTAAAAG GTTGtatgaaacaaaagcagaggaTGCCAGTGAAGTCAACTGGGATGAACTCAGTAGTGCTATTGG AGATGTTCCTAGATCCTATGCTCAAGCAAAGTTTTATAGGCTTAAAGTGTCCTCTGTCCCTTTATGGAAGAGAAAGACTTTTTCTG aaATTATTGACTATCTGTATGAAAAGAAGCTCCCAGAACTTGAAGAAAAACTAAGGAAAGAAGAGGGTAAATGCCATAGTTTTGACAATTCAGTAGccagtcagcagcagcagattttccGACTCAGTGACATTTTTGACTCCAGTGAAGAGAGTGATTAA
- the TTF1 gene encoding transcription termination factor 1 isoform X3 — MKGKTDSDNFQVQDFVKKKKRKHNDSNNKHKNSEIVEDPELGHASQELFEDAAPEDRKKKKLKKKDEKQQASIENYFGTVEHEISNGTGTGGSLRKKRKRMGQDSADELSDVTCVPENQDCQEGAADSACSKKPKKKKKEKQPEVDEVNELSPSEEHSKGHKEKPKKKKRREGSAQDVQEDTDGAAEQPPLEQDRGWPSDEDGGCDAASAISEVSMELPADFSTPSKAADRAKKTPVRAKKAYKSRAFVEVGSSSDSDVMTPKASASYKKKKQKQQDNSFAELAGSDEVSVDGEEGLDPSSTSFMDLDTARQELEEFIPHVKNISDSSIKKMSGRDLIRFKEFKKQGIAVKFGRFTQKENKQIQKNVEEFLSLTGVDGAEKLLFTSRYPEDKDTINQLKIKHNFCEKISEGIPRPWRLVYYRARKMFDPNNYKGRYTMEEKEQLKKYQALHGNDWKKISELMSRSNLSVAMKFSEIKSAINYGAWTKEETQRLMSAVKEVLRRKMNTENPNSLSSLEQSNTDLWIDREKLYQSLPWTEIETRVESRYWRQCKQKWNSILMSKLNRQQQLHRGTTGLKAKINLIKRLYETKAEDASEVNWDELSSAIGDVPRSYAQAKFYRLKVSSVPLWKRKTFSEIIDYLYEKKLPELEEKLRKEEGKCHSFDNSVASQQQQIFRLSDIFDSSEESD, encoded by the exons atgaaaggcAAAACGGATTCAGATAATTTTCAAGTCCAGGATTTtgtcaagaaaaagaagagaaaacacaacGATTCCAAcaacaaacataaaaattctgaaattgtGGAAGATCCAGAGCTTGGCCACGCATCCCAAGAGCTCTTTGAAGATGCAGCACcagaggacaggaaaaagaagaaactgaagaaaaaggatGAGAAGCAGCAGGCTTCGATAGAGAATTACTTTGGGACTGTGGAACATGAAATCAGCAATGGGACTGGAACAGGTGGTTCcctgaggaagaagaggaagaggatgggTCAGGACAGTGCTGATGAGCTCAGCGATGTCACTTGTGTTCCTGAGAATCAGGACTGCCAGGAGGGTGCTGCTGATTCTGCTTGTTCTAAAAAAcccaagaagaaaaagaaagaaaagcagcctgAAGTGGATGAGGTGAATGAGCTGTCTCCCTCTGAGGAGCACAGCAAGGGCCACAAAGAGAAACccaaaaagaagaagaggagagagGGCAGTGCCCAGGACGTGCAGGAGGACACggatggagcagctgagcagccGCCCTTagagcaggacagggggtgGCCTTCAGATGAGGATGGAGGCTGTGATGCTGCTTCTGCCATCAGTGAGGTCTCTATGGAGCTCCCTGCTGATTTTTCTACACCCAGTAAAGCAGCTGATAGAGCTAAAAAGACTCCAGTACGTGCTAAAAAGGCATATAAGAGCCGCGCTTTTGTCGAGGTGGGAAGCTCTTCAGACTCTGATGTGAT GACACCAAAAGCCTCAGCATCATAtaaaaagaagaagcagaagcagcaagacAATTCTTTTGCTGAATTGGCAGGCTCTGATGAGGTCAGTGTGGATGGTGAAGAAGGCCTGGACCCTTCCAGTACTTCATTCATGGATTTGGATACTGCAAGACAAGAACTGGAAGAGTTTATTCCTCATGTGAAGAATATATCAGACAGTTCAATCAAGAAAATGTCTGGAAGAGACCTAATAAGGTTTAAGGAGTTTAAAAAACAGG GTATTGCTGTCAAGTTTGGCAGATTTAcccagaaggaaaataaacaaatccagaaaaatgttGAAGAGTTCTTATCACTTACTGGAGTGGACGGTGCTGAAAAACTTCTGTTTACCTCGAGATATCCAGAAGATAAAGACACCATCAatcaactgaaaataaaacataatttttgtgaaaaaatcT ctgagggCATTCCCCGGCCCTGGAGACTGGTATATTATCGAGCAAGGAAGATGTTTGACCCTAATAATTACAAAGGAAG GTATActatggaagaaaaagaacaattaaaGAAGTATCAAGCTCTGCATGGCAATGATTGGAAGAAGATTTCTGAGTTGATGTCCCGTTCTAACCTCTCAGTTGCTATGAAATTCTCTGAAATCAAGTCAG CTATCAACTATGGTGCTTGGACAAAGGAGGAGACCCAGAGGTTAATGAGTGCAGTGAAGGAAgtgctgaggagaaaaatgaacacagaaaatccGAATTCTCTTTCCTCATTGGAACAGTCAAACACTGATCTATGGATCGACCGTGAGAAACTGTACCAGTCACTGCCATGGACTGAGATTGAAACCAGAGTGGAAAGTCGATATTGGAGacaatgcaaacagaaatg gAATTCAATTTTAATGAGCAAGTTGAACAGACAGCAGCAGTTGCACAGAGGGACCACTGGATTAAAGGCCAAGATCAATCTTATTAAAAG GTTGtatgaaacaaaagcagaggaTGCCAGTGAAGTCAACTGGGATGAACTCAGTAGTGCTATTGG AGATGTTCCTAGATCCTATGCTCAAGCAAAGTTTTATAGGCTTAAAGTGTCCTCTGTCCCTTTATGGAAGAGAAAGACTTTTTCTG aaATTATTGACTATCTGTATGAAAAGAAGCTCCCAGAACTTGAAGAAAAACTAAGGAAAGAAGAGGGTAAATGCCATAGTTTTGACAATTCAGTAGccagtcagcagcagcagattttccGACTCAGTGACATTTTTGACTCCAGTGAAGAGAGTGATTAA